A stretch of DNA from Spirochaetota bacterium:
AACTATTTATCAGAAAGTGTGTTGAGATAACAAGAAGGAGAGATAATCTTGTGAAGAAGTATGCGGAGATAGATACTAATATGATTGAAAAAATTGTTTCCCGGATAAAGGAGAGTATAAGTAGGAGTGTTTGAGATGTGAGTTCCTTTATCGGCACTCAAAGAAAGTGAAAACCGATTCTTTAACTTTTCCCTCTATGAATTTCTAGAGTTTAAAAAACTCCTAACATTATTCTCTCATTTCTTTTTAAGTGTTTTGATACATTTAGTAATAGTTGATCAGGTGGTGAGTTATTATGTAAGTTTTTTTGAAGTCTTTCAGGTTGCTACTAAAATAAAACTACTTTTAACTGTTGTTTTTATTTTTACATATTCGTAACAATGTTATCTCCAGTATCGCAACCGTAAGGTGAAAAGTATGAAGGATTGTTTATAGCATTTATGTCATTAGTTGGGTTTGGATCTCCAAACTTTTTGTAAAGATACTGTAAAGTATTAGTTATGAATTTGTTATCTCTAAGTAAATTTGGAGGCTTATATCCTACCTGATCTATCCCGATAGATCCAGTATTTGCTCCATCACCGCCTATGTAGCAGTTAGAGATTGCTTCGGATGTACTATTACCATTAAGTGCTATTTGTCCTAGTATCCTTATAGAGGAGTTTACAACAGTTCCTTTGTTGTTGGTTATGTAGGAGTTAAATATCGCAAATCCAGAAAAATCCAAATTAATACCTGCTCCTTCAGAGGCTATGTTATTGAATATGCTCACATTTGATGCAGTTAGAAATTTTCCAGCAACGTATAATCCTCCACCATTGTTGTGTGATATTATACTATTTTCTAGGAATCCTTGAGAGTAATAAGAGTGCCATGCAAAACCTCTCCCATTGTTACTACTTATAACCAGTTCAAAAATACCTGATGAGCTACGGATATTTGCTATACCAAAACTTTCGTTAGTAAGAGGAACTATTGAATTACTAACGATTGTAGCCTTTATACTACAATTAACAGACATATCTAAGTAGATACCTGCTCCCTCGCCTACAGAGTAGTTGTTTGATATAATGATGTTAGCAATTTCAGAGTTGATTACGCTATGTAAGTAAATACCTCCTCCTCTGGAGTGAATTGCATCGTCTGTGTTGGTGGCACTTCCACCAGCTATGTGGAAGTTCATGAGAAGAATATTGCTTATATTAGTCGCAAAAACCACATGGTATAGTTCTTTTCTAGCGTCTAGGACACTATTTCCTACAATCCTGCTAAAATCCTCGTTTAGACCACCTATTATTCTTAAGTTGTCGTTTGTTATAATAACTCCGGCGATTTCTGTATTTAGTCCGTCTCCAGGTAGGTAAGTGCCGACTTGGACAAGAATGTTAGTTTTCTGGTATTCGTATGCTCTCTGTAATCCAACCTGTATCGTTTTTACTGGAAGGTTCTTTGATAGTCCTGTGTTTGTGTCATTTCCAGCAGTTGATACATGAATTTTGTCTAACAACACAAGTATGCTTATGTGATTTGTTCGCGAAACTCTGTTTGAAACGTCTAACGCAAACACATATATTCTATGAAGTCCTTCAGTATCAAAAATTAGATTTGTATTCCATGATTCTGTTCCATTCACTACTCCAAATCCTCCACTATCCCCGACTCTCAAAAAGACATTTGATACTTGGTAGTAACTAGTCACACTACCTGTGACGCTAACCTGGTCATTATCAAATATAGAAAGGTCGTTAGGTGATGATATAATAACAACAGGTCTTGAAAGAACAACAAATGATAAGCTTACAGTAGAAGATCTGTTTTGACTATTGTCCAAAGCGTAAGCGTATATCCTGTTAGTTCCTTCATTGGCTGTAATGTTCAGAGATATCTCATTATCTCTTCCAACTTCCACAAATCCTTGATTATTCAGTCTTAAATACACTGCCTTAATGCCGCTTTTATCATCCGTTGCTCGTATCACAACCCTAACGGTGTTTTGTTCAAAGACTTGACCATTAGTTGGGGATATTATTCTGACTACGGGAGGAGTGGTATCAACTTCATTGACTTGTGAGTCTCTATTTCTAGGTATGAGATCTGATAACTTAGTGCAACTCCAAAGACCTAAGAATTGTATCAGGATGATTGAGAAAATCTTATAGTATGCTTTGCTAAACTTGGCCATATCTAACCTCCTAACTCTAGAAGAGTATCTAATATAAAATTATATTTTAGTGACTAGTCTATTTCAACTAGTGTATTGACTAAAACTTGTTCAAGAAATTGACATTCTTGTAATATTGCTTAGAGACTTTTTGGTATTTCAAAATACGGTATATGACATATGAAGAGAAGTTTTTCAGCAAGTTAAGGGATGTGTTCATAGGTGCTAAGGTTGAGGGGCAGGGTGGGTTTATCAATTTGATGCGTATCAAATCAAAATACTACAGTAGGATTGAGGAAAAACTTAAGAAGGATATTGAAGAAGCATTGAATGAGTATCCATCTTTTCGCGAAGAATTGTTTGACAAGTTGTATAGTTTTTTTAGCACATATTTTACTGAGAGTGGTAGTATCTACTTTAACTTTACACCGTTTCACAAGAATGTTTATGAGAGAGTTTATACTGATGATAGAGACGTGATACTGTTCTGGAAGACACATATGCTTTACTATGTCAAGACTGATAGGATTTTTAGGAGTATGCCAGTGGAATTTGACGGTAAGAAATTTTATTTTGATGCATCAACGATTGAGAATAAGAGGGCTAACGAGAAGAGGGATTTAATTTATGAGTTAAAAGGAATAAAGGAAGATGGGACAGTTGAGCTTAGTGTTTTTTATTCGGAAAAAGGGAGGAGTAGTGATACTGATAGTATTCTAAGAGAGATTGGAAAAAGGGGGCTTAAGATTACTGAGGAGGACTTAGAGAGGGCGTTTAGGGTATTTGAGAGGCAGAGTGAGGTGGATTTTTTCATAAAC
This window harbors:
- a CDS encoding site-specific DNA-methyltransferase; translation: MTYEEKFFSKLRDVFIGAKVEGQGGFINLMRIKSKYYSRIEEKLKKDIEEALNEYPSFREELFDKLYSFFSTYFTESGSIYFNFTPFHKNVYERVYTDDRDVILFWKTHMLYYVKTDRIFRSMPVEFDGKKFYFDASTIENKRANEKRDLIYELKGIKEDGTVELSVFYSEKGRSSDTDSILREIGKRGLKITEEDLERAFRVFERQSEVDFFIN
- a CDS encoding Ig-like domain-containing protein, whose protein sequence is MAKFSKAYYKIFSIILIQFLGLWSCTKLSDLIPRNRDSQVNEVDTTPPVVRIISPTNGQVFEQNTVRVVIRATDDKSGIKAVYLRLNNQGFVEVGRDNEISLNITANEGTNRIYAYALDNSQNRSSTVSLSFVVLSRPVVIISSPNDLSIFDNDQVSVTGSVTSYYQVSNVFLRVGDSGGFGVVNGTESWNTNLIFDTEGLHRIYVFALDVSNRVSRTNHISILVLLDKIHVSTAGNDTNTGLSKNLPVKTIQVGLQRAYEYQKTNILVQVGTYLPGDGLNTEIAGVIITNDNLRIIGGLNEDFSRIVGNSVLDARKELYHVVFATNISNILLMNFHIAGGSATNTDDAIHSRGGGIYLHSVINSEIANIIISNNYSVGEGAGIYLDMSVNCSIKATIVSNSIVPLTNESFGIANIRSSSGIFELVISSNNGRGFAWHSYYSQGFLENSIISHNNGGGLYVAGKFLTASNVSIFNNIASEGAGINLDFSGFAIFNSYITNNKGTVVNSSIRILGQIALNGNSTSEAISNCYIGGDGANTGSIGIDQVGYKPPNLLRDNKFITNTLQYLYKKFGDPNPTNDINAINNPSYFSPYGCDTGDNIVTNM